One window of the Acidobacteriota bacterium genome contains the following:
- a CDS encoding succinate dehydrogenase, with product MAVSGIVLFGFVLVHMLGNLKLYLGPEALNAYAEWLREMGHPVLPRGVGLWIARLVLIAAVAVHVTTATQLTLQNLRARPAGYAYRKVVQATYAARTMRWSGVIILLFVVYHLLHLTSGTLHPQFDAGDVYHNVVAGFRVWWVAAVYVAANLLLGLHLFHGLWSMFQTLGCTHPKYNHWRLWFARVFAAVITLGNVSFPLAVLLGFVS from the coding sequence GTGCTGGTGCACATGCTGGGTAACCTCAAGCTCTACCTCGGGCCCGAGGCGCTCAACGCCTACGCCGAGTGGCTCCGGGAGATGGGGCACCCGGTATTGCCGCGCGGTGTCGGCCTGTGGATCGCCCGCCTCGTTCTGATCGCCGCCGTGGCGGTGCACGTCACGACGGCCACCCAGCTGACGCTGCAGAACCTGCGGGCGCGTCCGGCCGGCTACGCCTACAGGAAGGTCGTCCAGGCGACCTATGCCGCCCGGACGATGCGGTGGAGCGGCGTGATCATCCTTCTATTCGTCGTCTACCACCTCCTTCACCTGACGTCCGGCACCCTGCATCCTCAGTTCGATGCCGGCGACGTGTACCACAACGTCGTGGCCGGGTTCCGCGTCTGGTGGGTGGCCGCCGTTTACGTGGCGGCGAATCTCCTGCTGGGCCTGCATCTGTTCCACGGACTGTGGAGCATGTTCCAGACGCTCGGCTGCACGCATCCCAAGTACAACCACTGGCGGCTCTGGTTCGCGCGGGTCTTCGCCGCCGTGATCACCCTGGGCAACGTGTCGTTCCCGCTGGCGGTGCTGCTGGGATTCGTCTCCTGA